Proteins from a genomic interval of Harpia harpyja isolate bHarHar1 chromosome 7, bHarHar1 primary haplotype, whole genome shotgun sequence:
- the FBXO2 gene encoding F-box only protein 2 codes for MESLPEAVLIRILACIPAVDLVLACRLVCCQWKNLVDGAALWILKCQQEGLTGAESQENAENWQNFYFLSKKRKNLIKNPCGEEDLQHWGEVENGGDGWKIEELPGDFGKEFPSEEVHKYFVTSYEWCRKAQVIDLRAEGYWEELMDTTQPKVVVKDWYAGRSDAGCLYELCVKLLSENEDVLTEYKSETIAIPQDNDANWTEISHTFSNYGPGVRFVRFEHGGQDTLFWKGWYGVRVTNSSVTVEP; via the exons ATGGAGTCCCTCCCTGAAGCAGTCCTGATCAGAATCCTAGCTTGCATACCTGCAGTGGATTTGGTGCTGGCGTGCCGCCTGGTCTGCTGCCAGTGGAAAAACCTGGTCGATGGAGCCGCGCTTTGGATCCTGAAGTGTCAGCAGGAAGGCCTCACTGGAGCAGAGTCACAGGAGAATGCAGAGAACTGGCAAAACTTCTATTTCCTGAGTAAGAAAAGGAAGAATCTCATCAAGAACCCATGTGGTGAAG AAGActtgcagcactggggagaggTAGAGAATGGAGGTGATGGCTGGAAAATTGAAGAGCTCCCTGGGGACTTTGGAAAAGAATTCCCTAGCGAAGAAGTCCATAAATACTTTGTTACATCTTATGA GTGGTGTCGAAAGGCTCAGGTCATTGACCTTAGGGCTGAGGGCTACTGGGAAGAGCTGATGGATACAACCCAGCCTAAAGTTGTGGTAAAAGACTG GTATGCAGGACGCAGTGATGCCGGCTGCCTCTATGAGCTCTGTGTGAAGCTGCTCTCAGAGAATGAGGATGTTCTGACTGAGTACAAAAGTGAGACTATTGCCATCCCACAGGACAATGATGCCAACTGGACTGAG ATCTCCCACACCTTTTCCAACTATGGGCCTGGGGTCCGCTTTGTCCGCTTTGAACACGGTGGCCAGGACACACTATTCTGGAAGGGATGGTATGGCGTACGTGTTACCAACAGCAGCGTGACAGTGGAGCCATAG